The Leucobacter sp. UCMA 4100 genome window below encodes:
- a CDS encoding ABC transporter family substrate-binding protein — translation MRKKQPLIGALALTAAAALALSACASGDEKPGDKPAAEVKEADYNPQPRENLQEGGEVRFPLTTLPTQMNDANSDANAYTARLASWFRPQVILMEPDGTPYKNDAYLDVWEHEVVDGNTQITFTFTDEAHWNDGTDMDWTAIEATWKTQRSYDEGFNPNAIDGYQGIKSVEQGDTPKTAIVTYDGEFAWPEMPFMSIIHPKVSTPDDFNESFINDPRPELGAGPYKVETFDTKSGLVEFVPNEEWWGDKPLLDKVTFRQLESSAAINAFKNGEIDQVAANAQNELSQVENVEGTVTYRAQQTANSLLQLNAERPQFEDVKVREAFFKAVDRDQQKEIAWQGLGYSEPDAGSFTLYSFQPGYKDALAEAGYSYDPEASKKLLDEAGWEPGSDGIREKDGVRLEAVYPIWSDSSTQASLAQAMQASLKEVGFDLKVDVRPSQAFGDDLTSKNWDVSSLRFTSGDPFGAAWFCQVYCSDSGLNLSSTGTPEIDERIAKEVASITDAEQQTAAAMDLESEIMKETWGIIPLYNGPEIAVVKEGLANLTPEPYTGLDLFGVTPVENVGWEK, via the coding sequence ATGAGAAAGAAACAACCACTCATCGGCGCCCTCGCGCTCACCGCTGCAGCGGCGCTTGCGCTCTCGGCGTGTGCGTCGGGAGACGAGAAGCCCGGCGACAAGCCGGCAGCCGAGGTGAAAGAGGCCGACTACAACCCCCAACCGCGTGAGAACCTGCAAGAGGGCGGCGAGGTTCGCTTCCCACTCACGACGTTGCCCACGCAGATGAACGACGCCAACAGCGATGCGAACGCATACACAGCTCGCCTCGCATCATGGTTTCGCCCGCAGGTGATTCTCATGGAGCCAGACGGCACGCCCTACAAGAACGACGCCTACCTTGACGTCTGGGAGCACGAGGTCGTCGACGGCAACACACAAATCACGTTCACCTTCACCGACGAAGCACACTGGAACGATGGCACCGACATGGATTGGACGGCCATCGAAGCGACGTGGAAGACACAGCGCTCGTACGACGAGGGCTTCAACCCGAACGCGATTGACGGCTACCAGGGCATCAAGTCGGTCGAGCAGGGTGACACCCCGAAGACCGCGATCGTCACCTACGACGGCGAGTTCGCTTGGCCAGAGATGCCGTTCATGTCGATCATTCACCCGAAGGTGTCGACGCCCGATGACTTCAATGAAAGCTTCATCAACGACCCCCGCCCCGAACTCGGCGCGGGCCCTTACAAAGTCGAGACGTTCGACACGAAGTCGGGCCTCGTTGAGTTCGTACCCAACGAAGAGTGGTGGGGCGATAAGCCGTTACTCGACAAGGTGACCTTTCGCCAGCTCGAGTCAAGCGCCGCAATCAACGCGTTTAAGAACGGTGAGATCGATCAGGTAGCCGCGAACGCTCAGAACGAGCTCTCACAGGTTGAAAACGTCGAGGGTACCGTCACGTACCGAGCCCAGCAAACGGCAAACAGCCTGTTGCAGCTCAACGCCGAGCGCCCCCAGTTCGAAGACGTCAAGGTGCGCGAGGCTTTCTTCAAGGCGGTCGACCGCGACCAGCAGAAGGAAATCGCATGGCAAGGCCTCGGCTACTCTGAGCCCGACGCCGGCTCGTTCACCCTCTACAGTTTCCAGCCCGGGTACAAAGACGCGCTCGCTGAGGCAGGCTACTCGTACGACCCTGAGGCTTCGAAGAAGCTGCTCGACGAGGCGGGCTGGGAGCCGGGTTCTGACGGCATTCGCGAAAAAGATGGTGTGCGTCTCGAAGCGGTCTACCCGATCTGGTCAGACTCAAGCACGCAGGCAAGCCTCGCGCAGGCCATGCAGGCCTCACTCAAAGAGGTCGGCTTCGACCTCAAGGTCGATGTTCGCCCGTCGCAGGCATTCGGTGATGACCTCACCTCGAAGAACTGGGATGTATCGTCACTGCGGTTCACCTCGGGCGACCCCTTCGGCGCAGCTTGGTTCTGCCAGGTCTACTGCTCTGACTCGGGCCTGAACCTCTCGAGCACGGGCACCCCCGAGATCGACGAGCGCATCGCCAAGGAGGTCGCTTCGATCACCGATGCAGAGCAGCAGACCGCTGCAGCCATGGATCTCGAGTCAGAGATCATGAAAGAGACCTGGGGCATCATCCCGCTCTACAACGGCCCCGAAATCGCGGTCGTGAAAGAAGGTCTCGCGAACCTCACGCCTGAGCCTTACACGGGCCTCGACCTCTTCGGGGTAACCCCCGTCGAGAACGTGGGCTGGGAGAAGTAA
- a CDS encoding GTP pyrophosphokinase, producing MSTPAPASRRPLSLDDEVTITPNELRLVGDELQRFMLEYRFAMQEIETKLAILREEFVHMHEYNPIEHVSSRLKTPESLISKVERRGVAPTREAIRQEIQDIAGVRVTCSFIRDVYRLYDLLTKQDDITVVEVEDYIAEPKENGYKSLHAILSVPVYLSSGRVDVPVEVQFRTIAMDFWASLEHKIYYKYQRQVPGQLLAELKNAAEIAAELDTRMQSLHVQMHGEPPATSPINLEEIREVRDRIRRA from the coding sequence ATGAGCACACCAGCACCGGCCTCGCGCCGACCACTGTCGCTTGATGATGAGGTCACGATTACCCCGAACGAGCTTCGCCTCGTAGGCGATGAGCTGCAACGATTCATGCTCGAATACCGCTTCGCGATGCAAGAGATTGAGACAAAACTTGCGATTTTGCGAGAAGAGTTCGTGCACATGCACGAGTACAACCCGATCGAGCATGTTTCAAGCCGCTTGAAGACCCCGGAAAGCCTCATCTCGAAGGTCGAGCGGCGAGGCGTGGCGCCGACCCGCGAAGCGATCCGCCAAGAAATTCAAGATATTGCCGGGGTACGGGTCACATGCTCGTTCATTCGCGATGTCTATCGGCTCTATGACTTGCTCACGAAACAAGACGACATCACCGTGGTCGAGGTCGAAGACTACATCGCTGAGCCGAAAGAGAACGGCTACAAGAGCCTGCATGCGATTCTGTCAGTGCCGGTTTACCTCTCGAGCGGGCGAGTCGATGTTCCCGTTGAAGTGCAGTTTCGCACGATCGCGATGGATTTTTGGGCGAGTCTTGAGCACAAAATTTATTACAAATATCAGCGACAAGTGCCCGGCCAGCTACTCGCCGAGCTGAAAAACGCTGCTGAGATTGCTGCCGAGCTCGACACCCGTATGCAGAGTCTGCACGTACAAATGCACGGCGAACCGCCCGCAACCTCACCCATCAACCTCGAAGAGATTCGCGAGGTGCGTGACCGCATACGCCGGGCGTAA